The Amphiura filiformis chromosome 12, Afil_fr2py, whole genome shotgun sequence genome includes a region encoding these proteins:
- the LOC140166087 gene encoding uncharacterized protein, translating into MVTTKKTIDKMETESTKGSTPDTGSVRSQNCPDMVLYITVISAAVVFVLIIVVAVIIGCRRSSTTRSVELTKSVSPSVSHQNGGVLASKTMATHRITSLSLPSRHQNQHAARQIRHLRNSHRLMIRT; encoded by the exons AAAATGGAAACTGAGAGTACAAAAGGATCAACACCAGATACTGGATCTGTTAGATCACAGAATT GTCCAGATATGGTACTATACATTACTGTCATCAGTGCTGCAGTGGTGTTTGTTCTAATTATTGTAGTGGCAGTGATCATCGGATGCAGAAG ATCTAGTACAACTCGCTCCGTAGAACTTACCAAATCAGTTTCCCCATCAGTCTCACATCAAAATGGAGGAGTGTTAGCTTCGAAAACCATGGCTACGCACCGCATAACGAGCCTCTCCCTCCCATCCCGCCACCAAAACCAACACGCAGCACGCCAAATCCGTCACCTACGCAACTCACACCGCCTGATGATACGTACTTGA